A window of the Pseudomonas sp. B21_DOA genome harbors these coding sequences:
- a CDS encoding fatty acid--CoA ligase, whose amino-acid sequence MLQTRVIPPADGAYQYPLLIKRLLMSGARYEKTREIIYRDQLRYSYPTLIERVARLANVLTTAGVKAGDTVAVMDWDSHRYLECMFAIPMIGAVIHTINVRLSPEQILYTMNHAEDRFVLVNSEFVGLYQAIAPQLTTVEKTLLLTDLPEKTAELPNLVGEYEQLLAAASAQYDFQDFDENSVATTFYTTGTTGNPKGVYFTHRQLVLHTIGVATIMGSIDSVRLLGTNDVYMPITPMFHVHAWGLPYVATMLGLKQVYPGRYDPEYLVELWRKEKVTFSHCVPTILQMLLNAKAAQGADFGGWKIVIGGSALNRSLYENAKARGIQLTAAYGMSETGPLVSCAHLNDELMAGSEDERTTYRIKAGVPGPLVEAAIVDGDGNFLPADGETQGELVLRAPWLTEGYFNEPQKGAELWAGGWLHTGDVATLDSMGVIDIRDRIKDVIKTGGEWISSLDLEDLISRHAAVREVAVVGIADPQWGERPFALLVVREGQVIGARELKEHLKPFVELGHLSKWAIPSQIALVTEIPKTSVGKLDKKRIRLDITEWQANNSTFLSTL is encoded by the coding sequence ATGTTGCAGACTCGGGTCATTCCGCCGGCCGATGGGGCCTACCAGTATCCATTGCTGATCAAACGGCTGCTGATGTCCGGCGCCCGTTACGAGAAAACCCGCGAAATCATCTACCGCGACCAGTTGCGCTACAGTTATCCAACTCTGATCGAACGCGTCGCGCGGCTGGCCAATGTGCTGACGACTGCCGGGGTCAAGGCCGGTGACACCGTGGCGGTGATGGACTGGGACAGCCACCGTTACCTGGAATGCATGTTCGCCATTCCGATGATCGGCGCGGTGATTCACACCATCAACGTGCGCCTGTCGCCCGAGCAGATCCTCTACACCATGAACCACGCCGAGGACCGCTTCGTGCTGGTCAACAGCGAGTTCGTCGGTCTGTACCAGGCCATCGCGCCGCAGCTGACCACGGTCGAGAAAACCCTGCTGCTGACCGATCTCCCGGAGAAAACCGCAGAGCTGCCCAACCTCGTCGGCGAATACGAGCAACTGCTGGCCGCTGCGAGTGCGCAATACGATTTCCAGGACTTCGACGAAAACTCGGTGGCCACCACGTTCTACACCACCGGCACCACGGGCAATCCGAAAGGCGTGTATTTCACCCATCGGCAACTGGTGCTGCACACCATCGGCGTGGCGACGATCATGGGTTCGATCGACAGCGTGCGGCTGCTCGGCACCAACGATGTGTACATGCCGATCACGCCGATGTTCCACGTCCACGCCTGGGGGTTGCCGTACGTGGCGACCATGCTCGGGCTCAAGCAGGTTTATCCGGGGCGCTACGACCCGGAGTATCTGGTGGAGTTGTGGCGCAAGGAGAAGGTCACCTTTTCCCATTGCGTGCCGACCATCCTGCAGATGCTGCTCAACGCCAAGGCCGCGCAGGGTGCCGACTTCGGCGGCTGGAAAATCGTCATCGGCGGCAGCGCGCTCAATCGCAGTCTTTATGAAAATGCCAAGGCCCGTGGCATTCAGCTGACGGCCGCGTACGGCATGTCGGAAACCGGGCCGCTGGTGTCCTGCGCGCACCTCAACGACGAACTGATGGCCGGCAGCGAAGACGAGCGCACCACTTACCGGATCAAGGCCGGTGTGCCAGGGCCGTTGGTCGAAGCGGCGATTGTCGACGGCGATGGCAATTTCCTTCCGGCCGACGGCGAAACCCAGGGCGAACTGGTGCTGCGCGCGCCATGGCTGACCGAAGGTTATTTCAACGAGCCGCAGAAGGGCGCCGAGCTCTGGGCCGGTGGCTGGTTGCACACCGGTGACGTCGCCACGCTCGACAGCATGGGCGTGATCGACATCCGTGATCGCATCAAGGACGTGATCAAGACCGGCGGCGAGTGGATCTCCTCCCTCGACCTCGAAGACCTCATCAGCCGTCACGCGGCGGTACGCGAAGTAGCAGTGGTGGGCATCGCCGATCCGCAGTGGGGCGAGCGCCCGTTTGCCTTGCTGGTGGTGCGCGAAGGGCAGGTGATTGGTGCACGCGAGCTCAAGGAACACCTCAAGCCGTTCGTCGAGCTGGGGCACCTGAGCAAGTGGGCGATTCCCAGTCAGATCGCCCTTGTTACCGAAATTCCCAAGACCAGTGTCGGCAAGCTCGACAAGAAGCGCATCCGCCTCGACATCACTGAATGGCAGGCCAACAACAGCACCTTCCTTTCGACACTTTGA
- a CDS encoding LysE family transporter, translated as MYWTEFLTVALIHLLAVASPGPDFAVVVRESVTHGRRAGTWTALGVGTAIFLHVGYSLLGIGLIVSQSIVLFNALKWAAAAYLLYIGFKALRAQPAKTVTDDLHKEAGVRTARGAFTSGFVTNGLNPKATLFFLSLFTVVINPHTPLAVQAGYGVYLALATAIWFCLVAMLFSQQRVRAGFARMGHWFDRTMGAVLIALGVKIAFTEMH; from the coding sequence ATGTACTGGACCGAGTTCTTGACCGTTGCCCTGATCCACTTGCTCGCCGTCGCCAGTCCCGGCCCGGACTTTGCCGTGGTCGTGCGCGAGAGCGTGACCCATGGGCGTCGCGCCGGCACCTGGACCGCGCTGGGCGTGGGCACGGCGATTTTCCTGCATGTCGGCTATTCGTTGCTCGGCATCGGTCTGATCGTCTCGCAGTCGATTGTGCTGTTCAATGCGTTGAAGTGGGCGGCAGCGGCTTACTTGCTGTACATCGGCTTCAAGGCCTTGCGCGCGCAACCGGCGAAAACCGTCACCGATGACTTGCACAAGGAAGCCGGCGTGCGAACTGCGCGGGGTGCGTTCACCTCGGGCTTCGTCACCAACGGCCTGAACCCGAAAGCCACGCTGTTTTTCCTCTCGCTGTTCACCGTGGTGATCAACCCGCACACGCCGCTGGCGGTGCAGGCCGGTTATGGCGTGTACCTGGCGCTGGCAACGGCGATCTGGTTCTGCCTGGTGGCGATGCTGTTCAGCCAACAACGCGTGCGCGCCGGCTTCGCCCGCATGGGGCACTGGTTCGACCGCACCATGGGCGCGGTGCTGATTGCTCTCGGTGTGAAAATCGCGTTCACCGAGATGCATTGA